The following proteins are co-located in the Acidobacteriota bacterium genome:
- the fliD gene encoding flagellar filament capping protein FliD, translating into MSSPITFSGFNNIDFNLVLNALMQQASQPLTALQDRQKALRSQVSSFETLDANVSTLQSAASSLSSLSSISTLAGLSSDAAVSATVTGGATPGQYSIVVHELARAQVTASATAAPDAGTTIVASGGTLTIGGVDVAIAGDVTLSQLAQAINGTADIPVTAAVIRTGPNAYRLTLTSNLTGAANGFTITNALTGGTGLTFGDADQDGVSGDSPADNAVGASDAAITINNIEVTSTSNSFEELLPGVTVTVSKKDPATTVDLTIAPDSDALASRLDNFVSGFNTVIKFLETQRVSAGQGDAGSIGRDPLSRQLRNTLRAAVTGAYGSGTFTRLAEVGVEFTTNGTLQLNRSRFQEAFDQDPDAVRSLFAGSGGAFQAVQSALDDYSATTGLISGMKDRLTRQITAMDDQIAALQSRLALQRASLQQQFTEADAAMSRLSSQSGSLASLSSSLGGL; encoded by the coding sequence GTGAGCTCACCGATCACCTTCAGCGGCTTCAACAACATCGACTTCAACCTCGTGTTGAACGCGCTGATGCAGCAGGCCAGCCAGCCGCTGACGGCGCTGCAGGACCGGCAGAAGGCGCTCCGCTCGCAGGTCTCGAGCTTCGAGACGCTCGACGCGAACGTCTCGACCCTGCAGTCGGCCGCGAGCTCGCTGAGCAGCCTCTCCTCGATTTCGACCCTGGCCGGCCTCTCGTCGGACGCCGCGGTCTCGGCCACGGTGACCGGCGGCGCGACGCCGGGCCAATACAGCATCGTCGTGCACGAGCTGGCGCGGGCGCAGGTGACGGCCTCCGCCACGGCCGCGCCGGATGCCGGCACGACCATCGTGGCGTCCGGCGGCACGCTGACGATTGGCGGCGTCGACGTGGCGATCGCCGGCGACGTCACGCTCTCGCAGCTCGCGCAGGCGATCAACGGCACGGCCGACATCCCCGTGACGGCCGCCGTGATTCGGACCGGCCCCAACGCCTATCGGCTGACGCTCACGAGCAACCTGACGGGCGCGGCGAACGGGTTCACGATCACCAACGCGCTCACGGGCGGCACGGGCCTCACGTTCGGCGACGCCGACCAGGACGGCGTGTCGGGCGATTCGCCGGCGGACAACGCGGTCGGCGCCAGCGACGCGGCCATCACGATCAACAACATCGAGGTCACGAGCACCTCGAACAGCTTCGAGGAGCTCCTGCCCGGCGTCACGGTCACGGTCTCGAAGAAGGATCCGGCCACGACCGTCGACCTGACGATCGCGCCGGACAGCGACGCGCTCGCCTCGCGGCTCGACAACTTCGTGTCTGGATTCAACACCGTCATCAAGTTCCTCGAGACCCAGCGCGTCTCGGCCGGCCAGGGCGACGCGGGCAGCATCGGCCGCGATCCGCTGTCGCGCCAGCTCCGGAACACGCTCCGCGCCGCCGTGACGGGCGCGTACGGCAGCGGCACGTTCACGCGGCTCGCCGAGGTCGGCGTGGAGTTCACGACGAACGGCACGCTCCAGTTGAACCGGTCGCGGTTCCAGGAGGCGTTCGATCAGGATCCCGACGCGGTGCGCTCGCTGTTCGCCGGCAGCGGCGGCGCGTTCCAGGCCGTGCAGTCGGCGCTCGACGACTACTCGGCGACGACGGGGCTGATCTCCGGCATGAAGGATCGGCTCACGCGCCAGATCACGGCGATGGACGACCAGATCGCCGCGCTCCAGTCGCGGCTCGCCCTTCAACGCGCGAGCCTGCAGCAGCAGTTCACGGAAGCCGACGCGGCCATGTCGCGGCTGAGCAGCCAGTCCGGATCGCTCGCCAGCCTCTCCTCGTCGCTCGGAGGACTCTGA
- the flgK gene encoding flagellar hook-associated protein FlgK, giving the protein MSGLFASLGLASRSLAAAQLGLDVTGQNIANVNTPGYTRRTVALGENAPTDALSGGNGVSVTGILAARDQFVARRLWSELQGSGYDAAMLQGLEEIETAVGLPGESLDASLAAFFDSFATLADDPTSATARQGVILQGQTLARDFQALSARIDAAAANADAAVVSGIDEVNRLAAEVAELNEAILANGSDVETLRDRRDVAVSRLSELAGVSLVRTSNGNVDLVVGAGRPLVIGVTAYALTAVPGGAAGYSNIVSGGFDITAELPSGTLGGLLQLRDTVIPEYASRLDQLAYDIASEVNAIHQTGYDATGAAAGAFFSPLAGVAGAAASIVVDSTLAADQALVGASGTGMAGDNQIARAIAGLRDANVTLGDTATPAGGWANFVYRIGASVSAQRTAVDRHDDLRTQLERIRDQASGVSLDEEAANLIRFQRAYQANARYFTAIVDTLDVLLNMVP; this is encoded by the coding sequence ATGTCCGGTCTCTTCGCCAGCCTCGGTTTGGCCTCCCGCTCGCTCGCGGCGGCGCAGCTCGGCCTCGACGTCACCGGCCAGAACATCGCCAACGTCAACACGCCCGGCTACACGCGGCGGACGGTGGCGCTCGGGGAGAACGCGCCGACCGACGCGCTCAGCGGCGGCAACGGCGTGTCGGTCACGGGAATCCTCGCCGCCCGCGATCAGTTCGTGGCGCGGCGTCTGTGGAGCGAGCTGCAGGGCAGCGGGTACGACGCCGCGATGCTGCAGGGGCTCGAGGAGATCGAAACGGCGGTGGGCCTGCCGGGCGAATCGCTCGACGCCAGCCTGGCCGCGTTCTTCGACAGCTTCGCGACGCTCGCCGACGATCCCACGTCGGCCACCGCGCGCCAGGGCGTGATCCTGCAGGGGCAGACGCTCGCGCGCGATTTCCAGGCGCTGTCGGCGCGAATCGACGCGGCCGCGGCCAACGCCGACGCCGCCGTCGTCTCCGGGATCGACGAGGTCAACAGGCTGGCGGCGGAAGTGGCCGAGCTGAACGAAGCCATCCTCGCCAACGGCAGCGACGTCGAGACGCTGCGCGACCGGCGCGACGTGGCGGTGTCGCGGCTGAGCGAGCTCGCCGGCGTGTCGCTCGTGCGCACGTCCAACGGCAACGTCGATCTCGTGGTCGGCGCCGGACGTCCGCTCGTCATCGGCGTCACGGCGTATGCGCTGACCGCGGTGCCGGGAGGCGCTGCTGGGTACAGCAACATCGTGTCGGGTGGCTTCGACATCACGGCGGAGCTTCCGTCCGGCACCCTCGGCGGGCTGCTCCAGCTCCGTGACACGGTCATCCCCGAATACGCCTCGCGTCTCGATCAGCTCGCGTACGACATCGCGTCGGAGGTGAACGCGATCCACCAGACCGGCTACGATGCGACCGGCGCCGCGGCGGGCGCGTTCTTCTCGCCGCTGGCGGGCGTGGCCGGCGCGGCTGCGTCGATCGTGGTGGACTCGACGCTCGCGGCCGACCAGGCGCTCGTCGGCGCGTCCGGCACCGGCATGGCGGGCGACAACCAAATCGCGCGGGCGATTGCGGGCCTGCGCGACGCGAACGTCACGCTCGGCGATACCGCCACGCCGGCGGGCGGCTGGGCGAACTTCGTTTACCGCATCGGCGCCAGCGTCTCGGCGCAGCGCACCGCCGTCGATCGGCACGACGATCTGCGGACCCAGTTGGAGCGGATTCGCGATCAGGCCTCGGGCGTGTCGCTCGACGAGGAGGCGGCCAACCTGATCCGCTTCCAGCGCGCCTACCAGGCCAACGCGCGCTACTTCACGGCCATCGTCGACACGCTCGACGTGCTGCTGAACATGGTGCCCTGA
- a CDS encoding flagellar biosynthesis anti-sigma factor FlgM, protein MKVDNPYTTPGSPVDLVGQDSARRTAPKAVVTAGPDRVQLSGDLRLAKAAVQAANTQPEIRQDAVNRAKALLERDELGHDVDRLADAMLAALTIPYDDDPA, encoded by the coding sequence ATGAAGGTCGACAATCCGTACACCACGCCCGGTTCGCCCGTTGACCTCGTCGGTCAGGACTCGGCGCGACGCACGGCCCCAAAGGCCGTCGTGACGGCGGGACCCGATCGCGTCCAGCTCTCCGGTGACCTGCGCCTGGCCAAGGCCGCCGTGCAGGCGGCCAACACGCAACCCGAGATCCGCCAGGATGCCGTGAACCGCGCGAAAGCGCTGCTCGAGCGCGACGAGCTGGGCCACGACGTCGACCGTCTGGCCGACGCCATGCTGGCCGCGCTGACCATTCCCTATGACGACGACCCTGCTTGA
- the fliS gene encoding flagellar export chaperone FliS, whose amino-acid sequence MAVTTTPVDQAAQRYLATHVRSRTPLELTAMLYDAAVRHAAVAAEAAARRDIAARRNAVSRTLAIIDELQGTLNLEAGGAIAAELDRLYSWMTLRLTDATVRQEAAPIAEVHRVLEILRDGWRQIAAGPAPRGEA is encoded by the coding sequence GTGGCCGTGACGACCACGCCCGTCGATCAGGCGGCGCAGCGCTACCTCGCGACGCACGTGCGGTCGCGCACGCCGCTCGAGCTGACCGCCATGCTCTACGACGCCGCGGTCCGCCACGCCGCGGTCGCCGCGGAGGCGGCCGCGCGCCGCGACATCGCCGCGCGCCGGAACGCCGTGTCGCGAACGCTGGCGATCATCGACGAGCTGCAGGGCACGCTGAACCTCGAGGCGGGCGGCGCCATCGCGGCCGAGCTGGATCGTCTCTATTCCTGGATGACCCTGCGGCTCACCGACGCCACCGTGCGGCAGGAAGCGGCGCCCATCGCCGAAGTGCACCGCGTGCTCGAGATCCTGCGCGACGGCTGGCGTCAGATCGCCGCAGGGCCGGCGCCGCGGGGCGAGGCGTGA
- a CDS encoding HAD family hydrolase, with translation MPREPRALVFDLDDTVYPYRRFVRSGFAAVARHLATAAQLDVRDVFATLMRASRQGDRGAELQACLCAYGLELSRLPALLAIFRGHRPRLTLPAHVAATLAALRSSGWRLGVLTNGWPEVQARKVDALGLRSRVDGIVFATEHGPGKPDPGAFAEILRQLDVAARGAVFVGDDETCDVRGALAAGLGAIHFTRWRASSARSAAHATVGRWPQIPGAAAQVLGARRAHAA, from the coding sequence ATGCCGCGTGAGCCGCGGGCGCTCGTCTTCGATCTCGACGACACGGTCTACCCGTATCGCCGCTTCGTGCGGAGCGGGTTCGCCGCCGTGGCGCGCCATCTCGCGACGGCAGCGCAGCTCGACGTCCGCGACGTCTTCGCCACGCTGATGCGGGCGTCGCGCCAGGGCGACCGCGGCGCGGAGCTGCAGGCGTGCCTCTGCGCGTACGGGCTGGAGCTCAGCCGCCTGCCGGCGCTGCTCGCCATCTTCAGAGGTCATCGGCCCCGCCTGACGCTTCCGGCCCACGTCGCCGCCACGCTGGCGGCGCTCCGCTCGTCCGGCTGGCGCCTCGGCGTGCTCACGAACGGATGGCCCGAGGTGCAGGCGCGGAAAGTCGACGCGCTCGGCTTGCGCTCGCGCGTGGACGGCATCGTCTTCGCGACCGAGCACGGGCCGGGCAAGCCCGATCCCGGCGCGTTCGCCGAGATCCTCCGCCAGCTCGACGTCGCCGCGCGCGGCGCCGTCTTCGTGGGTGACGACGAGACGTGCGACGTCCGCGGCGCGCTGGCCGCCGGGCTCGGCGCGATCCATTTCACGCGCTGGCGCGCCTCGAGCGCGCGCAGCGCGGCCCACGCCACGGTCGGCCGTTGGCCGCAGATTCCCGGCGCCGCCGCACAGGTCCTCGGAGCGAGACGTGCCCATGCCGCATAA
- a CDS encoding peptidoglycan DD-metalloendopeptidase family protein, whose translation MADLFTTPNVGAVAAAAAAGGLNPDAAASPAQLKALAAQFEALLMGQLLREMQQSMFEEDGGESSGMSSGPLADTLFAEVSLALSRSGGLGLGTSLIEPLTRQAGVADAASAATAPLAATSLAGASLAQPADADAAASMPGRLTSGYGWRRDPIDGQMRFHRGLDLAMRIGEDVPAARTGEVEFAGEQPGYGLTVVVKHDARTSTRYAHLSEILVRTGDAVEAGATIARSGASGRATGPHLHVEVLEDGRPVEPSAIKVRRRVAD comes from the coding sequence ATGGCCGACCTCTTCACGACGCCGAACGTGGGGGCCGTCGCCGCGGCTGCGGCGGCCGGCGGCCTGAACCCGGACGCGGCGGCCTCGCCGGCGCAGTTGAAGGCGCTCGCGGCCCAGTTCGAGGCGCTGCTGATGGGACAGTTGCTGCGCGAGATGCAGCAGTCGATGTTCGAAGAGGACGGCGGCGAGTCATCCGGCATGAGCAGCGGACCGCTCGCCGACACGCTCTTCGCCGAGGTCAGCCTGGCCCTGAGCCGGAGCGGCGGTCTGGGCCTTGGCACCTCGCTCATCGAGCCGCTCACGAGGCAGGCTGGTGTTGCCGATGCCGCGTCGGCGGCGACGGCGCCGCTTGCAGCGACCTCGCTCGCGGGGGCGTCGCTCGCGCAGCCGGCGGATGCCGACGCGGCCGCGTCCATGCCCGGCCGCCTGACGTCCGGGTACGGATGGCGCCGCGATCCCATCGACGGCCAGATGCGGTTCCATCGCGGTCTCGATCTCGCGATGCGCATCGGGGAGGACGTGCCGGCCGCCCGCACGGGCGAGGTGGAGTTCGCCGGCGAACAGCCCGGCTACGGTCTGACCGTCGTCGTCAAGCACGACGCGCGGACGTCGACGCGGTACGCGCACCTGTCGGAGATCCTGGTTCGGACGGGCGACGCCGTCGAGGCGGGCGCCACGATTGCCCGGTCCGGCGCGAGCGGCCGGGCCACCGGGCCGCACCTGCACGTCGAAGTGCTCGAAGACGGACGGCCCGTGGAGCCGTCCGCGATTAAAGTCCGGCGGCGAGTGGCCGATTAA
- a CDS encoding flagellar basal body P-ring protein FlgI — MTKTTRVAVLAAAVIGMALGEAIVAAGESRLKDVATLQGVTTEPLVGYGLVVGLNKTGDKRQTLFSTQSLANMLSRFGIEVPGDQLKVENIAAVVVTGELSSYQRTGARVDVVASSIGDARSLQGGTLLPTALRDRSGAPVALAQGPLSIGGFGGGTGGSSVQVNHLTVGRIPGGAIVQTAAVPTAMVADVLTFSLRDPDFTTATYVAQAINAHVGSVIARPLDPGTIRVAVPDRFRQALPEFVAELEVLPVRTEVVARVVINERTGTVVVGGNVRLGAAAVAHGNLSVRITTRYQVSQPSAFSSGDTVVVPNEKVELQEGRAKIVALEEGVTLEAVTNALNSLGASPRDIIAILQALKAAGALHAEIVTL; from the coding sequence GTGACAAAGACAACGCGCGTCGCCGTGCTGGCGGCCGCCGTGATCGGGATGGCGCTCGGCGAAGCGATCGTGGCCGCGGGGGAATCGCGGTTGAAGGACGTCGCGACGCTGCAGGGCGTCACGACCGAGCCGCTCGTCGGCTACGGCCTGGTGGTCGGGCTGAACAAGACGGGCGACAAGCGGCAGACCCTGTTCTCGACGCAGTCGCTCGCCAACATGCTGTCGCGGTTCGGCATCGAGGTGCCGGGCGATCAGTTGAAAGTGGAGAACATCGCCGCGGTCGTCGTGACGGGCGAGCTGTCGTCGTACCAGCGCACCGGCGCGCGCGTCGACGTCGTCGCCTCGTCGATCGGCGACGCGCGCAGCCTGCAGGGCGGCACGTTGCTGCCGACCGCGCTGAGGGATCGCTCGGGCGCGCCGGTCGCGCTCGCGCAGGGGCCGCTGTCGATCGGCGGGTTCGGCGGAGGCACGGGCGGCTCGAGCGTGCAGGTCAACCATCTGACGGTCGGGCGCATTCCCGGCGGCGCGATCGTCCAGACCGCCGCGGTGCCGACGGCCATGGTGGCCGACGTGCTCACCTTCTCGCTGCGGGATCCCGATTTCACGACGGCGACCTACGTCGCGCAGGCGATCAACGCGCACGTCGGGAGCGTGATCGCGCGGCCGCTCGATCCGGGGACGATTCGCGTGGCCGTGCCGGACCGGTTCCGGCAGGCCCTGCCCGAGTTCGTCGCCGAGCTGGAAGTGCTGCCGGTGCGCACGGAGGTCGTCGCGCGGGTCGTCATCAACGAGCGCACCGGCACCGTGGTGGTCGGCGGCAACGTGCGGCTCGGCGCCGCGGCCGTGGCGCACGGCAATCTGTCGGTGCGCATCACCACGCGGTACCAGGTCAGCCAGCCGTCGGCCTTCTCGAGCGGCGATACGGTCGTCGTGCCGAACGAGAAAGTCGAGCTGCAGGAAGGCCGCGCGAAGATCGTCGCGCTGGAAGAAGGCGTGACGCTCGAGGCGGTGACGAACGCGTTGAACTCGCTGGGCGCGTCGCCCCGCGACATCATCGCCATCCTCCAGGCGCTCAAGGCGGCCGGCGCGCTGCACGCCGAGATCGTGACGCTCTAG
- a CDS encoding N-acetylneuraminate synthase family protein, which produces MPHNSPAIAIAGRRVASDMPPFVIAEIGINHGGSLERALALVDAAAAAGAHAVKLQTIVARDLVGPACPAPAHVGAASMVAFFERYELDEAAHRSVAARARAHGLAVMSSPFSERAVDLLERVGVDAYKIASGDLTWDQLIARCAATGKPLVMSTGMASLGEVQRALDVAHLAGARDVALLHCVSAYPVPAGSENLRAIETLADACAVPVGLSDHGRDAFSYPLAVALGASLYERHLVLEGDDEAADAAVSSTPAALERAIADGRRAWAARGDGRKTCLPAEAPNLVASRRSLCAARDLPAGTVLTPDDLVALRPATGYAPALLLALCGLSLARPVPRGTPIVAAHFERHALMENSRVA; this is translated from the coding sequence ATGCCGCATAACTCTCCAGCCATCGCCATCGCAGGACGCCGGGTGGCGTCCGACATGCCGCCGTTCGTGATCGCCGAGATCGGCATCAACCACGGCGGATCGCTCGAGCGGGCCCTCGCGCTCGTCGATGCAGCCGCGGCTGCCGGCGCACACGCCGTCAAGCTGCAGACCATCGTCGCGCGAGATCTCGTGGGGCCGGCGTGTCCCGCCCCCGCGCACGTCGGCGCCGCCTCGATGGTCGCGTTCTTCGAACGCTACGAGCTGGACGAAGCGGCGCACCGGTCCGTCGCCGCGCGCGCGCGAGCGCACGGGCTGGCGGTGATGTCGTCGCCGTTCTCCGAGCGCGCCGTCGACCTGCTCGAACGCGTCGGCGTCGACGCGTACAAGATCGCGAGCGGCGACCTCACGTGGGACCAGCTCATCGCGCGTTGCGCCGCCACCGGCAAGCCGCTCGTGATGTCGACCGGGATGGCCTCGCTCGGCGAAGTGCAGCGGGCGCTCGACGTCGCGCACCTGGCCGGCGCCCGCGACGTCGCGCTCCTGCACTGCGTCTCGGCGTACCCAGTACCGGCCGGCAGCGAGAACCTGCGCGCGATCGAGACGCTGGCCGACGCGTGCGCCGTGCCGGTCGGCCTGTCGGATCACGGCCGCGACGCGTTCTCGTATCCGCTGGCGGTGGCGCTCGGGGCATCGCTCTACGAGCGGCACCTCGTCCTCGAGGGCGACGACGAGGCCGCCGACGCGGCGGTGTCGAGCACGCCGGCCGCGCTCGAGCGGGCGATCGCCGACGGCCGCCGTGCCTGGGCCGCCCGCGGCGACGGACGGAAGACCTGCCTCCCGGCGGAGGCGCCCAACCTCGTCGCGAGCCGGCGGTCGCTCTGCGCCGCGCGCGATCTCCCGGCCGGCACCGTGCTGACGCCCGACGACCTCGTCGCGCTTCGGCCGGCGACCGGCTATGCCCCCGCACTGCTGCTCGCGCTGTGCGGCCTGTCGCTCGCGCGGCCCGTGCCGCGCGGCACGCCCATCGTCGCCGCCCACTTCGAGCGCCACGCGCTCATGGAGAACAGCCGTGTCGCTTAA
- a CDS encoding GNAT family N-acetyltransferase: MTCHDWTNCTVTEARALVDAEIAAWLAELSWDVRESWRVIEPARRAGQLPGFVVRDRHGRPVAWAACTMVARAWHVFALSAAEREAATLLVDAIAVAAGLAGAARIVFSVRDSTPALAPVLASRGYRVERYRYLMKPLADAGGPAPAAGRWIAGTGPMARLCARAYRAAPGVRAFAMEDTPESWDEYVHGLVTTDGCGRFARDLSDVVAREDGELDAAVLVTRLGPGTIHIAQLAVDPVAQGRGIGRALVGAVERRGAAAGAHALTLLVAASNVPAARLYEARGFRDRASFVVATRQPSLSTSLALPMGGASTRR; encoded by the coding sequence GTGACATGCCATGACTGGACGAACTGCACGGTCACCGAAGCCCGTGCGCTCGTCGATGCCGAGATCGCGGCGTGGCTCGCCGAGCTGAGCTGGGACGTCCGCGAGTCCTGGCGCGTGATCGAGCCGGCGCGCCGCGCGGGCCAGTTGCCGGGCTTCGTCGTGCGCGATCGCCATGGCCGGCCGGTGGCGTGGGCTGCCTGCACGATGGTGGCGCGGGCGTGGCACGTCTTCGCGTTGTCGGCAGCGGAGCGCGAGGCCGCGACGCTGCTCGTCGACGCGATCGCCGTCGCGGCCGGCCTGGCCGGCGCCGCGCGCATCGTCTTCTCCGTCCGCGACTCGACGCCGGCGCTCGCCCCGGTGCTCGCGTCGCGCGGCTACCGCGTGGAGCGCTATCGGTACCTGATGAAACCGCTCGCGGATGCCGGCGGGCCCGCGCCTGCGGCGGGCCGATGGATCGCCGGCACCGGGCCGATGGCGCGTTTGTGCGCGCGAGCCTATCGCGCCGCGCCCGGCGTGAGGGCGTTCGCGATGGAGGACACGCCCGAATCGTGGGACGAGTACGTTCACGGGCTCGTGACGACCGACGGTTGCGGCCGGTTCGCGCGAGACCTCAGCGACGTCGTGGCCCGAGAGGACGGCGAGCTCGACGCGGCCGTGCTGGTCACGCGCCTCGGGCCCGGCACGATCCACATCGCGCAGCTCGCCGTCGATCCGGTCGCGCAAGGCCGCGGAATCGGGCGCGCGCTCGTCGGCGCGGTCGAGCGCCGCGGCGCGGCGGCCGGCGCGCACGCCCTCACGCTGCTCGTCGCCGCGTCGAACGTTCCCGCGGCGCGGCTGTACGAAGCGCGTGGGTTTCGCGACCGCGCGTCGTTCGTCGTCGCGACGCGTCAGCCCAGCTTGTCGACCAGCTTGGCGCTGCCGATGGGCGGCGCCAGCACGCGCCGGTAG
- a CDS encoding flagellar basal body L-ring protein FlgH, with the protein MAADLVVCRRRHGAVSVALCAAAVLIGAGQAGAQQSTDYDDVYFRFLNSARKTPPAASTWMGDLTSDRRAQQINDLVTVRVLESLTATGAADSTVAKGSDASVGLPSPASKAFSKILPTSSSTKFNGAGGTTRTTELTAALTARVTEVLPSGDLVIEGIREVDINGDRNLVVLTGVIRTADIQPGNVVLSTHIGQLRIRSLSQGLIHDSLEPGWLIRILNRIF; encoded by the coding sequence ATGGCCGCTGATCTGGTCGTGTGTCGCCGGCGCCACGGCGCCGTGTCCGTCGCGTTGTGCGCCGCCGCCGTCCTCATCGGCGCCGGACAGGCCGGCGCGCAGCAGTCGACCGACTACGACGACGTGTATTTCCGATTCTTGAACTCGGCGCGCAAGACGCCGCCGGCGGCGTCGACGTGGATGGGCGATCTCACGAGCGACCGGCGCGCGCAGCAGATCAACGATCTCGTCACGGTGCGCGTGCTCGAGAGCCTGACGGCGACCGGCGCCGCCGACTCGACCGTGGCCAAGGGATCGGATGCCTCGGTGGGGCTGCCGAGCCCGGCGAGCAAGGCGTTCTCGAAGATCCTGCCGACCTCGTCGTCCACGAAGTTCAACGGCGCCGGGGGGACGACGCGGACCACGGAGCTGACCGCGGCGCTCACCGCGCGCGTGACGGAAGTGCTGCCGAGCGGCGATCTCGTGATCGAAGGCATCCGGGAGGTGGACATCAACGGCGATCGCAATCTCGTCGTGTTGACCGGCGTGATCCGCACGGCCGACATCCAGCCCGGCAACGTCGTGCTCTCGACGCACATCGGCCAGTTGCGCATTCGATCGCTCAGCCAGGGGCTGATCCACGACAGCCTCGAGCCCGGGTGGCTCATCAGGATCCTGAATCGGATCTTCTGA
- a CDS encoding flagellin FliC — protein MASFSVVSNVSAINAQANLSTTNIGLQKALERLSSGYRINRSGDDAAGLVVANAYRSEQAVLQQGIRNAGDGLSNLQIKDGALNNISTLLDRLSTLATQSASGSSSVDRTVLDAEFQDVIAEIDREAAVAGLDTSQGFSVFVSNSGGDGVIGGTIAAANASALGIGSLAVDTAANAATAVATIASAVSSLGSAQATVGTIQNRLQFAISLAQSQIVNNKAAESRIRDANIAEESANMTRYSILTQAGIAALAQANSQSGAVLSLLR, from the coding sequence ATGGCTTCGTTTTCAGTGGTTTCGAACGTCTCGGCGATCAACGCCCAGGCGAACCTGAGCACGACGAACATCGGTCTGCAGAAGGCGCTCGAGCGCCTCTCGAGCGGCTATCGCATCAACCGATCGGGCGACGACGCGGCCGGCCTGGTCGTGGCGAACGCGTACCGGTCGGAGCAGGCGGTGTTGCAGCAGGGCATCCGCAACGCGGGCGACGGCCTCTCGAACCTGCAGATCAAGGACGGCGCGCTCAACAACATCTCCACGCTGCTCGATCGTCTCTCCACGCTGGCCACCCAGTCGGCGTCGGGATCCTCGTCGGTGGACCGCACGGTCCTCGACGCGGAGTTCCAGGACGTCATCGCGGAAATCGACCGCGAGGCGGCCGTGGCCGGGCTCGACACGAGCCAGGGCTTCTCGGTGTTCGTGAGCAACAGCGGTGGCGACGGCGTGATCGGCGGCACCATCGCGGCCGCGAACGCGTCCGCGCTCGGGATCGGGAGCCTGGCGGTCGACACCGCGGCCAACGCGGCGACGGCCGTCGCGACGATCGCCAGCGCCGTGTCGAGCCTCGGGTCCGCCCAGGCGACCGTCGGCACGATCCAGAACCGGCTGCAGTTCGCCATCTCGCTGGCGCAGTCGCAGATCGTCAACAACAAGGCCGCCGAGAGCCGGATCCGCGATGCCAACATCGCGGAGGAGTCGGCCAACATGACGCGCTACAGCATCCTGACGCAGGCCGGCATCGCCGCCCTCGCGCAGGCGAACTCGCAGAGTGGCGCGGTGCTCTCGTTGCTCCGATAA
- the csrA gene encoding carbon storage regulator CsrA, with product MLVVTRKRGEAIIIGDGIEVTVLRVGRDGVRLGIAAPRDVQVHRREVYDQIRAANAAAASDASAASELIARLRAGLPPWSSAGSGDP from the coding sequence GTGCTCGTCGTCACACGGAAGCGCGGCGAAGCGATCATCATCGGCGACGGCATCGAGGTGACGGTTCTGCGGGTCGGCCGCGACGGCGTGCGGCTCGGCATCGCCGCGCCGCGTGACGTGCAGGTGCACCGCCGCGAGGTCTACGATCAGATCCGGGCGGCGAACGCGGCGGCAGCGTCGGATGCGAGCGCGGCGAGCGAGCTCATCGCCAGGCTCCGCGCCGGTCTGCCGCCCTGGTCATCCGCCGGGAGCGGCGATCCGTGA
- a CDS encoding flagellar assembly protein FliW, with protein MIAAGAERTVTFPNGLPGFEHSRHFVIVTAPAFSPFTLIQGEGEAAPAFVAIDPRLVDPGYRTDLEDDDRDRLAAEPGQTLLWLALVTATAGGHATVNLKAPLVINPASMQGLQVLPADSPYRLDHPLPGM; from the coding sequence ATGATCGCAGCCGGCGCCGAGCGGACGGTCACGTTCCCGAACGGCCTGCCCGGATTCGAGCACAGCCGGCACTTCGTCATCGTCACCGCGCCGGCCTTCTCGCCGTTCACGCTGATCCAGGGCGAGGGCGAGGCCGCGCCGGCCTTCGTCGCGATCGATCCGCGTCTCGTCGATCCGGGCTACCGCACGGACCTCGAAGACGACGATCGCGATCGGCTCGCCGCCGAGCCGGGCCAGACGCTGCTCTGGCTCGCCCTCGTCACCGCGACCGCTGGCGGACACGCGACGGTCAACCTGAAGGCGCCGCTCGTGATCAACCCGGCGTCGATGCAGGGGCTGCAGGTGCTGCCGGCCGACAGCCCCTACCGGCTCGACCATCCGCTGCCGGGGATGTGA